Below is a window of Leptospira kanakyensis DNA.
TAGATTTATGTCAGCAAAATTTGAAATTTATAAAGACAAATCAGGAGAATTCCGCTTCCGCCTTAAAGCTGGAAATGGGGAAATCATTGCATCAAGTGAAGGTTATTCCTCTAAACAAGCTTGCGAAAACGGCATTAATTCAGTAAAAACTAATGCCGCATCTGCGGAAATCGTAGATCAAACGTAAGAACAACAGTAATCCGTTACTGTTTGAACTTTTAATTTAAACTTGGATCCAGCAGGGACTTCAAATTCAGACTGACCGTCAATTTGGAGCCATGTCTCGGATCCCGGTAATAAAACC
It encodes the following:
- a CDS encoding YegP family protein — encoded protein: MSAKFEIYKDKSGEFRFRLKAGNGEIIASSEGYSSKQACENGINSVKTNAASAEIVDQT